The Bos indicus x Bos taurus breed Angus x Brahman F1 hybrid chromosome 11, Bos_hybrid_MaternalHap_v2.0, whole genome shotgun sequence sequence GGGTTGCGAGCTTTGCCAGTGTTCTATGCTTGCACGGTTGGAATCAACCTCTTTTCCATCATGTACACTGGAGCGCCATGTAAGTACACATCAGaatatttaaatgtgaatttaaaattgtttctaaaaCTTGCATTAAATGCCCAATTTACCCCTTTTTGCTTTACAGGGCTGAAATCTACTAGAAGGTGACTGGCCTGCGCCCATTTCAGAAGGCTGCAGGCTAGTGTACGCTGAGTTTAACCTAGATAGTTTTTCAACCAAAGAGACCTGCTCAGATTCTAAATCACTACAGACCTTTACTCTTTAGTCTTCACAGGATCCACCGATAATTTGAtcttatccctccctccctcctactTGTGCTAAAAATACCTGGAATTGATGTTAACCTCAACTTCTGACTGCCGAAGAGTCATTAGTTATATGTTGTCTTCGAAATATCAGTCATTTATGACTGGTTTGCTGgatattctcatttttctctcccGATTGGAGCTGCTTTGTTTTCTCAGTCCTAAATTTACTCCCCTGAATCTGCTTGAATAAGAAGAGTTGGGATGTTTAACACCTGCTCTAAGTGCACTTGGAAGAAGAATTCATGCAgctaagaggaaaaatatttgtgaGAATATAAAGCTTGAAATGTTACTTTTATGTTGGGACGAAGGCAAAGCACGGATTAAATTAGGATAATACATGTTCAATTTAGCCACTGAAAAAGATGGATAATCTGTAACTTGTCAGACAGGAGAGTATTATGCCTTGATCAGTCAGTTTCACTCTTAGGTTCATTTGGTTGTATGGCCTCTGACTCATTGGGTCAGGCTGTTGTGACTCGTTGGGAGAAACACATTGTGCATTGCTGCCTAGGACAGAGCGTGCTTAGAGTTGGGGGGAGAGGGAAAGATACTGAAATATCTCGAAGCTACTTATCCTCACTCTGTAATGTGTGCTCACAGTTGCAAATACTCTTCTTTAAAAATGCTCATTATGACCCACTAAGTTGATTTCATTTCTGACTAATGGAGTGTAACTTGCTTCATAAATCTCACTGAAGTAATAAGTCACAGACCAAAAATGGAGTGagtgaagtgttttttctttttttaacttattaaaatatttatttttaatttaaggataattgctttagaaagTTGGTTTGATTTAGTGAAGTATTTTTAACCTTGTTTTTATTCTTGGAATAATCAGGAAAGAAATTGGACAACTTTATGAGACTATTGATCTTATTAGGGGTTACCAGACTCCTTAACAAATGATAGAGAAAGGAAAGCTTGCATTCTGCATTTCCAATCTGCTTTAAATTGGGCTCTTCATGTCAAACTAAAAAAATTCTCCATGAGGCTCTAAGCACTCGTGTTGCATGGTGTAGCAGTGCAGCTTATAGTTCAATGAAATTAGAAACTCAAGTTTTCAATCATTCTTTGAAAAGGGAACATGGATATTTTTGTCTTGTCCTTTGGTGGATCATTTACAAGAAAAACCAGTCTCATTTCCACTTTTTGACTTGGAACATAGGCAAATTTAAATTGTGATAGATTGAttaattttcatgtatattttagcTTATGAGACTAACTGCATAATTCAAATTGATAACAATTAAAATGGAAAGATTGTGTCACTACAGAACTTTAGTTTTGAAGGGGCCTCCATTTATATCTGATTCTTAAATGTGAATTACTTTGAGGGAAaatagtttccattttttaagTAACACCTAATAAGCAAAACAGTCACAAGTACCTAAGATATTCTTGTATAAACCACAGATCATTATAGCATCTTTTTAGGCTTTACCCCTTATCATTAATATAGGCTAGTGGCTTGGAGCCTGTTGGCACTTAAGTGATAACCAGGTGACTAGTTAATAATCTCTGAGCCATGTGAGAAGTAGGCAAGTCTGATTAAGATGTGGCTTGTTAGCGTGATTACTACTATGGGAAAGACAGCCCTTTGAACGTTTCTTATCTTTTGATAGATAATGTCCCAGTTTTCTTAGTTTGATAGTTTCTCAGTATCTTAGTTTGATAAAGCATCCTAAGAGATAATCTTGCTCTAGCTAGTTTACAATGGATGTGATAACTTCCACAGAGAACTGATGATATCAGCATGAGAAAAGTGAAGACTGAGGtacttgcttttttaatgttaaaatccATGTGCCAACATAACACATGAATTGGTGTGTGTGGCCGTTCCAGCTGGAGGCTGGGCAGTGGAATGTTTCCATTTGCTTCATAGCTGGTTGCAGATCCTCAGTGTTAACGATCCTTTACTCttcaaagcaaagaaaggaaaaagcctaGTATGTGAAGGAGCTTGGGAGATGGGTAGTCTAGCAGGTGTTAAAAGTGGGCCAGATGGTCGTGGGTTTCAGATGCTATGGGATTTTCCTCCTAAATTCCTCTAGCCGGGAGCACAGTAAAGCCTGTGAGCCTCAGACTTGGCAGTAGCAGAAAAGGGTGATGGGCTGGCATGGGAACCCCGGAATCCCGAAGAGGAGGGTTTACATGTCATTACAGGGGGGCCATTGCCCTGGGGTTTTCAAGATGCACCGTTTTATCTCCTAGTGCTGGGCTTTGACAAACTTCCTCTGTGGGGTACCATCCTCATCTCGGTGGGCTGTGCAGTTTTCTGTGCCCTTATCGTCTGGTTCTTTGTATGTCCCAGGATGAAGAGAAAAATCGAACGTAAGTAACAAATCATAGCAAAAAAAATTCTAACTCATAATGTGcttgcctttttttgtttgtttggccatCTGTAAAAATCCTCTACTTGGATAGATTGGTAAAGCCAGAAACATTTAAATGGAAATTTGGGGATACAGGTTTATTGTCCAGACGATGTTCTTTAATATGACCTGAGACCTATGTGTGATGAGGCACATTTGGCCTTATTTGGGtattgtcccttttttttttgttaaactgTATCTTGATTACTTGCCAGTGATATGCTAGATAAATACAGAGAAGCTGTAGTCTACATTAATTGAGAGAATGAGgattcactgaaaaataaaaggtatgAGATAGCTTCACAGGAAACATTTACCAACACGACTACCACGTATAGCTTAAGTCAGGTTCAATGTCTTCAGAGCTAGGCTCATGTATACCTCTGACTTTAGATTTGGTTAATTCTCAGAACTGGAGCACACATGAAGGGCTCCTTTAGACTTAATATACAGAGTATTCCGGTAGAATCAAATATGGAATGTTTTGATTGGTATCAGTCTCTATACCTTGTATTTCTGTGCTCACTGTTTGAGCTCTCTTGAAGTCATTTTTTCTGCCCGTCTCATCTGTGAATGCTGGGGTGGTGATTTCAGTTGTTTCTTGGAAGCATTGGAGAGCCGCATGGactgcagtggcagcagcagggtGCTGTGTCATACAGCTGGGCTGAGGAGCCTCTGAGAGGCTCTGCGCTCAGTCTGATGGCCTTCAGGACTTTGTGACCTCATTTTTCCCTCAGGCTGGGAGGAGATGAGATACATCTTGCTAAGGTTTTATATCCTGGTCTGTTGCCTGACTGGGATGCCTAAGTGCCCCAGCGGCATTGGTACAGAAGCAGAAAACATTCCCACCTCATCATGGGATCAAGCACAATAAGGCACTTCTCTTTGTTTTATAGAGGCAGAAATTCAAGTCACCTTGAGTTGCCTGCATTGAGCTGAGTCATGTTGCTTGAACTCATGGACTGAAATTGAGGgccattccttttttaaaagaatatgcaaggacttccctggtggtccagtgactaagactccacactaGCAAGTGCAGGAggcttgagtttgatccctggtcagggaactagatcacctGCAACTCGggcccaatgcagccaaattcattattcattttaaaaaacatgcacGAAATTCAGGCAGTTTTCAGTTGCCAGTCAGCCCTTTCCCTACTTGAGTTACTTTCTACTACAGAAGGGATCAGCAGGAGGctcagttttgtgtttttttttttaaatttgactgcactgggtcttagttatggcacatgtATCAGGTTCCCTGAGCAAGgtttgaacccaggacccctgcattggaggctCAGAGTCTCagacactggactgccagagttTACTGTTTGGGCCTTCACTGAATAAAGTTTACAACCCCTGATACTAGGATATTATGCATTTgcatctctggttcctttgtaaATGAGAAATAGGAGATATGACAAATAAAGCAGACAGGAAAATTATCCCGAATTTTCACCTAAGTTTACATGTGGCCTTACTTTgacatggattctttttttttttttttggaggtgggAAAGGGGAAATGAGCAAGTTAGTTTGGTCACAACCAAAGAATAACATCCTTCTATCCTTATTTTCTAGGAGAAATCAAGTCTAGTCCTTCTGAAAGCCccttaatggaaaaaaagaatagcTTGAAAGAAGACCATGAAGAAACAAAGTTGTCACTCAGTGATATCGAAACAAGGAATCCTGTTTCAGAGGTGGGCTCGGCCACCGTGCCCCACAGGGCTGTGGTGGAGGAGAGAACAGTCTCATTCAAACTTGGAGACCTGGAAGAAGCTCCTGAGCGAGAGAGGCTTCCCAGCATAGACCTGAAAGAGGAGACCAGCATCGACGGCTCTGTGAACGGTGCGTGGACTCTCCTTGGGGACAGGCGGGTTTCCCTCTGTTTCCTATACCACTGAGGGGCTCACTGTTTGGATCTGATGCTCTTGGCATTGAGTGTTTGTGCCTTTTGGTCTTGGCAGGTGCTGTGCAGTTGCCAAATGGGaaccttgttcagttcagtcaagcTGTCAGTAACCAGATTAACTCCAGCGGCCATTACCAGTATCACACCGTGCACAAAGACTCTGGCTTGTACAAAGAGCTCCTCCATAAGTTACATCTTGCCAAGGTGGGAGACTGCATGGGAGATTCTGGTGACAAACCCTTGAGGCGCAATAATAGTTACACTTCCTACACCATGGCAATCTGCGGCATGCCTCTGGATTCCTTCCGCGCCAAAGAAGGCGAACAGAAGGGTgaagagatggagaagctgaCGTGGCCTAACGCAGACAGCAAGAAGCGAATTCGAATGGACAGCTACACCAGTTACTGCAATGCTGTGTCTGACATTCACTCGGCGTCGGAGGTGGACGTGAGTGTCAAGGCAGAGATGGGTCTGGGCGACAGGAAAGGGAGCACTAGCTCCCTGGAAGAATGGTGCGACCAGGACAAGCCAGAAGTGTCTCTCCTCTTCCAGTTCCTGCAGATCCTCACGGCCTGCTTTGGGTCCTTTGCCCATGGTGGCAATGACGTCAGGTCAGTCAGTCAGGATTCTTGGCGCCGCTCATTCTATTTTTATACTGCATCATCCTTTTAGGCTCGGTTTGTGGGACATTGAATAATGCAGATTGAATGAGATAATAGCAACTGATGtacaaaacaggaagaaaaatttcTTCAGAGAGATTACAAAGAATGCTTGCTTCCATTTCTGTAGGTGATATACATGTCACAGAGAAGCCATTTATCAAGATAGAATCTAGTTCTTTGATAAGAGTTACTGCCCTTAGATTGACGTTGTAGGCTATTAATCCTAGTTCTGTGGTTTGTAAACTGTTCGTGAAATTCAAATTTGCTTCAGATGGGCCTGTAGAAAGACAGGCTACCAAATGTGGGATGTTCCCTCTGAGAACAACTCTCATGGTCTCCTGCTCTttatgttgggggtgggggggttccaTTTGTTTCCCTTGAAAGACAGTTTGCTAATGAAAGCTTTGCTTTAGAAAACTTAGCAAAGCATTTAACAGATAGGCTCTTTCCAAGCTGTAGTTTCGCCTGCAAAGTCATCtttgctctctttttcttccaGCAATGCCATTGGTCCTCTGGTTGCTTTGTATCTGGTTTATGACACCGGTGATGTTTCCTCAAAAGTAGCAACACCAATATGGCTTCTGCTGTATGGTGGTGTTGGTATCTGTATTGGTCTCTGGGTGTGGGGAAGGAGAGTCATCCAGACCATGGGGAAGGATCTGACACCCATCACGCCCTCTAGGTAAGTTGGTAAAGCAGGTCTCAGGCTAATGCTTTTTGTTCTTAAGATAACATATGCGAAAGATGTGTGAGCTAAGACTTAATGGCTGTATATTTGGCTTTTATCTGTGTTTATGGAGCCAATACTGATGTTTACTAAGTTCTTCAAAGTAGAAGTTCAAGCCTTAATAATGGGCTTACAGAAAACCTTAAAACCTTAAACAttggaaaacagaagaggaatcTCATGGCCTGATTTAAAGTAGATCTCAGAAGTTTAGAGCAAATTGAAGATGTCATGGGTAGATAGAGCACTGCAGGATTGTACTAACTTTTGCTAACTTACCACAATTTAAATCCCATTCTTGACTAGTGATCTGTTTGTGTCCACAGCGGCTTCAGTATTGAGCTGGCATCTGCCCTCACTGTAGTAATTGCGTCGAATATTGGTCTTCCCATCAGCACCACACATTGTAAAGTAAGTGATAAAGGGTACTGTGTCTTGAATGGTTTTAGTAGATATGTGGAAAGGtgttttttgttatttcctttgaTACTTTGGTTTAGAAAGTTTTACATTGTGGGAGTGTCCAAGAGTTCACAAGTGTAGGACAAATGACTATAAGAATGTAAAGACCCATTTTGCAATTCcttatgtctgttttatttaagcagataatatattttatatcccCCAAAATATGAAAGCCCTTTTGAGGTAGCAAGCCTGTGAGGCTTGTTGGTCTGTCGAAAGGCAGTATAAAGCAAGCATGTACTCAGAGCCTCTCAGAATTGAAGCACCCGAGAAACTTACTAAATCCTAAGGTTGCTTGATGACTAAGAACTATAGGATAtctatagagaaagaaagaaactggcttTCTTAAGGGAATTTAAGTTGGTTCATCATGGAGCCTTTGAGTCATTTTTCTTTGAGCGAGATGTGCAAATGATTTAGTTATTAGGTCTAATAGCAGTCTCCCTCTGGAATCTTTGGGAAACCTAACACTAAGAAAGAATCTGTTACTAAAGCAGTTTTTATTATTAGTGAaagtatcagttgctcagttgtgtccgactctgcaaccccgtggactgtagcccatcaggctcctctgtccatgggattctccaggcaagactactcgagtgggtagccattcccttcaggggatcttcccagctcagggatcaaacctaggtgtcctgctttgcaggcaggttctttaccatctgagtcaccagggaagccctgttattaATATAGTTCATTAAATTCCAGCAactcagaaggaaaaagagaattttcttttcctattctgTTTTACCCCAGTTAGCACAGATTCAGTGCTTGGATTTTATGCAGCCTTCATCTTGTTCCTAGTACAAACCAGTTCTCATGGATCAGTCTGGTAGTCTGGGGCTCCTCACCTGTATAAGGTCACAAGTCTTAGTACAGTATCCTGGCACGTCAGTAACTAGTTCTTGGTGGTTTCCTCCCACAGGTGGGCTCTGTTGTATCCGTTGGCTGGCTCCGATCCAAAAAGGCTGTTGATTGGCGACTCTTCCGCAACATTTTTATGGCCTGGTTCGTCACAGTCCCCATTTCAGGTGTTATCAGTGCTGCCATCATGGCAGTCTTCAAATACATCATCCTCTGAGAGTGAGGCTGTGTGTGATGGAAATTCAGGTCAATGTTTGGGACCACCTGACACATTTCCTGCTCCTTTGAAGAGTGACTGCAGTGTTACCGAAGACTGACAAAAGAATCTCTTTCAAGATTGGGAGCTGTGGGAGGGAAGCTCTACTTGTGCTCTAACTGCTTTCGTGCTAAATA is a genomic window containing:
- the SLC20A1 gene encoding sodium-dependent phosphate transporter 1 produces the protein MATTVTPLITTAIAATAASGPLVDYLWMLILGFIIAFVLAFSVGANDVANSFGTAVGSGVVTLKQACILASIFETVGSVLLGAKVSETIRKGLIDVEMYNSTQKLLMAGSVSAMFGSAVWQLVASFLKLPISGTHCIVGATIGFSLVAKGQEGVKWSELIKIVLSWFVSPLLSGIMSGILFFLVRAFILRKADPVPNGLRALPVFYACTVGINLFSIMYTGAPLLGFDKLPLWGTILISVGCAVFCALIVWFFVCPRMKRKIEREIKSSPSESPLMEKKNSLKEDHEETKLSLSDIETRNPVSEVGSATVPHRAVVEERTVSFKLGDLEEAPERERLPSIDLKEETSIDGSVNGAVQLPNGNLVQFSQAVSNQINSSGHYQYHTVHKDSGLYKELLHKLHLAKVGDCMGDSGDKPLRRNNSYTSYTMAICGMPLDSFRAKEGEQKGEEMEKLTWPNADSKKRIRMDSYTSYCNAVSDIHSASEVDVSVKAEMGLGDRKGSTSSLEEWCDQDKPEVSLLFQFLQILTACFGSFAHGGNDVSNAIGPLVALYLVYDTGDVSSKVATPIWLLLYGGVGICIGLWVWGRRVIQTMGKDLTPITPSSGFSIELASALTVVIASNIGLPISTTHCKVGSVVSVGWLRSKKAVDWRLFRNIFMAWFVTVPISGVISAAIMAVFKYIIL